In Citrus sinensis cultivar Valencia sweet orange chromosome 4, DVS_A1.0, whole genome shotgun sequence, one DNA window encodes the following:
- the LOC102611312 gene encoding uncharacterized protein LOC102611312 isoform X6, with amino-acid sequence MYGNTTGVMESQTANQLPEANTLPDGFVDSSTEDLAPLTPNVEQEKPHGDYKEEGFAGLGDSSESRHEFASKEFQTSEEVPSKGSVEHRESAVINPNSAAVSEASAGASGCCKVKGQVQEECQNIESSIEERSEAQGINKKDVSVSESDDTLKNRKPENTETRRKSSKRTFKSEKEFLEFTLKYQQVLAERDAAMAVRDKLESLCRELQRQNKMLMDECKRVSSEGQNLRLDLSAKFQDAIKDVSIKLEEQKDDCLSQLKENEMLRTNLKQLADQYALTEQQYAQKLKQKTLELQIGELKIKQHEEKLVQEQSQMKLYAEQVSQLLATEKNLRLQLTADGEKFQQFQDALVKSNEVFETFKQEIEKMAKSIKELKQENMFLKRKCETSDIIRIELLKWLVGLHVQVFILSFVNNNYVISIHHKTILHKMDNSRFSCCLVHPPLWQAL; translated from the exons ATGTATGGTAATACTACAGGAGTAATGGAGAGCCAAACTGCAAATCAGCTGCCTGAAGCAAATACATTACCCGATGGGTTCGTTGATAGCTCCACAGAGGATCTGGCTCCGCTAACCCCGAATGTGGAACAGGAAAAGCCTCATGGTGATTACAAGGAGGAGGGTTTTGCAGGACTAGGTGATTCTAGTGAGTCTAGGCATGAGTTTGCATCGAAAGAGTTTCAAACAAGCGAGG AAGTGCCCAGTAAGGGTTCTGTGGAACACAGAGAGAGTGCGGTCATCAATCCTAATTCAGCTGCTGTCTCTGAGGCTTCGGCTGGGGCATCTGGATGCTGTAAGGTGAAAGGCCAAGTTCAAGAAGAATGTCAAAATATAGAGTCAT cCATTGAAGAACGATCTGAAGCACAAGGGATCAATAAGAAGGATGTTTCTGTGTCAGAAAGTGATGATACTCTGAAAAACAGAAAACCA GAAAATACTGAAACCCGACGTAAGAGTTCAAAGCGCACCTTTAAATCTGAAAAGGAATTTCTTGAGTTCACTCTAAAATATCAGCAAGTTCTTGCTGAAAGAGATGCag CGATGGCTGTTAGAGATAAACTGGAGTCGCTGTGCAGAGAGTTGCAACGCCAGAATAAAATGCTAATG GATGAGTGCAAACGAGTATCATCAGAGGGGCAGAACCTGAGATTAGACTTGTCGGCCAAGTTCCAAGATGCAATTAAG GATGTTAGCATTAAGCTAGAAGAACAAAAGGATGACTGTCTTTCTCAACTAAAGGAGAACGAGAT GCTAAGGACTAATCTGAAGCAGCTAGCTGATCAGTATGCCCTTACCGAACAACAATATGCACAGAAG TTAAAGCAAAAAACACTGGAACTTCAGATTGgtgaattgaaaattaagcAACATGAGGAGAAATTAGTTCAGGAACAGTCCCAAATGAAATTGTATGCCGAACAGGTGTCACAATTACTGGCTACCGAAAAGAATTTGCGCTTGCAGTTGACAGCTGATGGCGAAAAGTTCCAGCAATTCCAG gATGCATTGGTAAAGAGCAATGAGGTCTTTGAAACATTTAAGCAAGAGATTGAGAag ATGGCAAAATCAATCAAGGAACTCAAGCAGGAAAACATGTTCCTGAAGAGAAAATGTGAAACATCAGACATTATCCGTATAGAACTGTTGAAGTGGTTAGTTGGTTTGCATGTTCaggtttttattctttctttcgtCAACAATAACTATGTCATTTCAATACATCACAAGACAATTCTTCATAAGATGGACAATTCCAGGTTTTCTTGTTGCCTTGTTCATCCTCCTCTATGGCAGGCGCTTTAA
- the LOC102611312 gene encoding uncharacterized protein LOC102611312 isoform X2, which yields MYGNTTGVMESQTANQLPEANTLPDGFVDSSTEDLAPLTPNVEQEKPHGDYKEEGFAGLGDSSESRHEFASKEFQTSEGRTEKTQKLRTFPVPLSEMDNSHASVDLAEVPSKGSVEHRESAVINPNSAAVSEASAGASGCCKVKGQVQEECQNIESSIEERSEAQGINKKDVSVSESDDTLKNRKPENTETRRKSSKRTFKSEKEFLEFTLKYQQVLAERDAAMAVRDKLESLCRELQRQNKMLMDECKRVSSEGQNLRLDLSAKFQDAIKDVSIKLEEQKDDCLSQLKENEMLRTNLKQLADQYALTEQQYAQKLKQKTLELQIGELKIKQHEEKLVQEQSQMKLYAEQVSQLLATEKNLRLQLTADGEKFQQFQDALVKSNEVFETFKQEIEKMAKSIKELKKENAFLKSKCEKSDFTLIELVEERERMKKQLEKSKNQKEKLESLCRSLQAERKQNSVGSNNSDSAPE from the exons ATGTATGGTAATACTACAGGAGTAATGGAGAGCCAAACTGCAAATCAGCTGCCTGAAGCAAATACATTACCCGATGGGTTCGTTGATAGCTCCACAGAGGATCTGGCTCCGCTAACCCCGAATGTGGAACAGGAAAAGCCTCATGGTGATTACAAGGAGGAGGGTTTTGCAGGACTAGGTGATTCTAGTGAGTCTAGGCATGAGTTTGCATCGAAAGAGTTTCAAACAAGCGAGGGTAGGACAGAGAAGACTCAGAAACTGAGAACTTTTCCTGTTCCTTTATCTGAAATGGATAATTCTCATGCTTCAGTGGACTTGGCAGAAGTGCCCAGTAAGGGTTCTGTGGAACACAGAGAGAGTGCGGTCATCAATCCTAATTCAGCTGCTGTCTCTGAGGCTTCGGCTGGGGCATCTGGATGCTGTAAGGTGAAAGGCCAAGTTCAAGAAGAATGTCAAAATATAGAGTCAT cCATTGAAGAACGATCTGAAGCACAAGGGATCAATAAGAAGGATGTTTCTGTGTCAGAAAGTGATGATACTCTGAAAAACAGAAAACCA GAAAATACTGAAACCCGACGTAAGAGTTCAAAGCGCACCTTTAAATCTGAAAAGGAATTTCTTGAGTTCACTCTAAAATATCAGCAAGTTCTTGCTGAAAGAGATGCag CGATGGCTGTTAGAGATAAACTGGAGTCGCTGTGCAGAGAGTTGCAACGCCAGAATAAAATGCTAATG GATGAGTGCAAACGAGTATCATCAGAGGGGCAGAACCTGAGATTAGACTTGTCGGCCAAGTTCCAAGATGCAATTAAG GATGTTAGCATTAAGCTAGAAGAACAAAAGGATGACTGTCTTTCTCAACTAAAGGAGAACGAGAT GCTAAGGACTAATCTGAAGCAGCTAGCTGATCAGTATGCCCTTACCGAACAACAATATGCACAGAAG TTAAAGCAAAAAACACTGGAACTTCAGATTGgtgaattgaaaattaagcAACATGAGGAGAAATTAGTTCAGGAACAGTCCCAAATGAAATTGTATGCCGAACAGGTGTCACAATTACTGGCTACCGAAAAGAATTTGCGCTTGCAGTTGACAGCTGATGGCGAAAAGTTCCAGCAATTCCAG gATGCATTGGTAAAGAGCAATGAGGTCTTTGAAACATTTAAGCAAGAGATTGAGAag ATGGCAAAATCAATCAAGGAGCTCAAGAAGGAAAACGCGTTCTTGAAGAGCAAATGTGAAAAATCAGATTTTACCCTTATAGAACTTGTTGAGGAG CGTGAACGAATGAAGAAACAGCTGGAGAAATCCAAGAATCAGAAAGAAAAACTTGAATCACTGTGCCGATCACTTCAGGCagaaaggaaacaaaattccGTGGGAAGCAACAACTCAGATTCAGCTCCAGAATAA
- the LOC102611312 gene encoding uncharacterized protein LOC102611312 isoform X9 codes for MYGNTTGVMESQTANQLPEANTLPDGFVDSSTEDLAPLTPNVEQEKPHGDYKEEGFAGLGDSSESRHEFASKEFQTSEEVPSKGSVEHRESAVINPNSAAVSEASAGASGCSIEERSEAQGINKKDVSVSESDDTLKNRKPENTETRRKSSKRTFKSEKEFLEFTLKYQQVLAERDAAMAVRDKLESLCRELQRQNKMLMDECKRVSSEGQNLRLDLSAKFQDAIKDVSIKLEEQKDDCLSQLKENEMLRTNLKQLADQYALTEQQYAQKLKQKTLELQIGELKIKQHEEKLVQEQSQMKLYAEQVSQLLATEKNLRLQLTADGEKFQQFQDALVKSNEVFETFKQEIEKMAKSIKELKQENMFLKRKCETSDIIRIELLKWLVGLHVQVFILSFVNNNYVISIHHKTILHKMDNSRFSCCLVHPPLWQAL; via the exons ATGTATGGTAATACTACAGGAGTAATGGAGAGCCAAACTGCAAATCAGCTGCCTGAAGCAAATACATTACCCGATGGGTTCGTTGATAGCTCCACAGAGGATCTGGCTCCGCTAACCCCGAATGTGGAACAGGAAAAGCCTCATGGTGATTACAAGGAGGAGGGTTTTGCAGGACTAGGTGATTCTAGTGAGTCTAGGCATGAGTTTGCATCGAAAGAGTTTCAAACAAGCGAGG AAGTGCCCAGTAAGGGTTCTGTGGAACACAGAGAGAGTGCGGTCATCAATCCTAATTCAGCTGCTGTCTCTGAGGCTTCGGCTGGGGCATCTGGATGCT cCATTGAAGAACGATCTGAAGCACAAGGGATCAATAAGAAGGATGTTTCTGTGTCAGAAAGTGATGATACTCTGAAAAACAGAAAACCA GAAAATACTGAAACCCGACGTAAGAGTTCAAAGCGCACCTTTAAATCTGAAAAGGAATTTCTTGAGTTCACTCTAAAATATCAGCAAGTTCTTGCTGAAAGAGATGCag CGATGGCTGTTAGAGATAAACTGGAGTCGCTGTGCAGAGAGTTGCAACGCCAGAATAAAATGCTAATG GATGAGTGCAAACGAGTATCATCAGAGGGGCAGAACCTGAGATTAGACTTGTCGGCCAAGTTCCAAGATGCAATTAAG GATGTTAGCATTAAGCTAGAAGAACAAAAGGATGACTGTCTTTCTCAACTAAAGGAGAACGAGAT GCTAAGGACTAATCTGAAGCAGCTAGCTGATCAGTATGCCCTTACCGAACAACAATATGCACAGAAG TTAAAGCAAAAAACACTGGAACTTCAGATTGgtgaattgaaaattaagcAACATGAGGAGAAATTAGTTCAGGAACAGTCCCAAATGAAATTGTATGCCGAACAGGTGTCACAATTACTGGCTACCGAAAAGAATTTGCGCTTGCAGTTGACAGCTGATGGCGAAAAGTTCCAGCAATTCCAG gATGCATTGGTAAAGAGCAATGAGGTCTTTGAAACATTTAAGCAAGAGATTGAGAag ATGGCAAAATCAATCAAGGAACTCAAGCAGGAAAACATGTTCCTGAAGAGAAAATGTGAAACATCAGACATTATCCGTATAGAACTGTTGAAGTGGTTAGTTGGTTTGCATGTTCaggtttttattctttctttcgtCAACAATAACTATGTCATTTCAATACATCACAAGACAATTCTTCATAAGATGGACAATTCCAGGTTTTCTTGTTGCCTTGTTCATCCTCCTCTATGGCAGGCGCTTTAA
- the LOC102611312 gene encoding uncharacterized protein LOC102611312 isoform X5 produces the protein MYGNTTGVMESQTANQLPEANTLPDGFVDSSTEDLAPLTPNVEQEKPHGDYKEEGFAGLGDSSESRHEFASKEFQTSEVDLAEVPSKGSVEHRESAVINPNSAAVSEASAGASGCCKVKGQVQEECQNIESSIEERSEAQGINKKDVSVSESDDTLKNRKPENTETRRKSSKRTFKSEKEFLEFTLKYQQVLAERDAAMAVRDKLESLCRELQRQNKMLMDECKRVSSEGQNLRLDLSAKFQDAIKDVSIKLEEQKDDCLSQLKENEMLRTNLKQLADQYALTEQQYAQKLKQKTLELQIGELKIKQHEEKLVQEQSQMKLYAEQVSQLLATEKNLRLQLTADGEKFQQFQDALVKSNEVFETFKQEIEKMAKSIKELKQENMFLKRKCETSDIIRIELLKWLVGLHVQVFILSFVNNNYVISIHHKTILHKMDNSRFSCCLVHPPLWQAL, from the exons ATGTATGGTAATACTACAGGAGTAATGGAGAGCCAAACTGCAAATCAGCTGCCTGAAGCAAATACATTACCCGATGGGTTCGTTGATAGCTCCACAGAGGATCTGGCTCCGCTAACCCCGAATGTGGAACAGGAAAAGCCTCATGGTGATTACAAGGAGGAGGGTTTTGCAGGACTAGGTGATTCTAGTGAGTCTAGGCATGAGTTTGCATCGAAAGAGTTTCAAACAAGCGAGG TGGACTTGGCAGAAGTGCCCAGTAAGGGTTCTGTGGAACACAGAGAGAGTGCGGTCATCAATCCTAATTCAGCTGCTGTCTCTGAGGCTTCGGCTGGGGCATCTGGATGCTGTAAGGTGAAAGGCCAAGTTCAAGAAGAATGTCAAAATATAGAGTCAT cCATTGAAGAACGATCTGAAGCACAAGGGATCAATAAGAAGGATGTTTCTGTGTCAGAAAGTGATGATACTCTGAAAAACAGAAAACCA GAAAATACTGAAACCCGACGTAAGAGTTCAAAGCGCACCTTTAAATCTGAAAAGGAATTTCTTGAGTTCACTCTAAAATATCAGCAAGTTCTTGCTGAAAGAGATGCag CGATGGCTGTTAGAGATAAACTGGAGTCGCTGTGCAGAGAGTTGCAACGCCAGAATAAAATGCTAATG GATGAGTGCAAACGAGTATCATCAGAGGGGCAGAACCTGAGATTAGACTTGTCGGCCAAGTTCCAAGATGCAATTAAG GATGTTAGCATTAAGCTAGAAGAACAAAAGGATGACTGTCTTTCTCAACTAAAGGAGAACGAGAT GCTAAGGACTAATCTGAAGCAGCTAGCTGATCAGTATGCCCTTACCGAACAACAATATGCACAGAAG TTAAAGCAAAAAACACTGGAACTTCAGATTGgtgaattgaaaattaagcAACATGAGGAGAAATTAGTTCAGGAACAGTCCCAAATGAAATTGTATGCCGAACAGGTGTCACAATTACTGGCTACCGAAAAGAATTTGCGCTTGCAGTTGACAGCTGATGGCGAAAAGTTCCAGCAATTCCAG gATGCATTGGTAAAGAGCAATGAGGTCTTTGAAACATTTAAGCAAGAGATTGAGAag ATGGCAAAATCAATCAAGGAACTCAAGCAGGAAAACATGTTCCTGAAGAGAAAATGTGAAACATCAGACATTATCCGTATAGAACTGTTGAAGTGGTTAGTTGGTTTGCATGTTCaggtttttattctttctttcgtCAACAATAACTATGTCATTTCAATACATCACAAGACAATTCTTCATAAGATGGACAATTCCAGGTTTTCTTGTTGCCTTGTTCATCCTCCTCTATGGCAGGCGCTTTAA
- the LOC102611312 gene encoding uncharacterized protein LOC102611312 isoform X1, which yields MYGNTTGVMESQTANQLPEANTLPDGFVDSSTEDLAPLTPNVEQEKPHGDYKEEGFAGLGDSSESRHEFASKEFQTSEGRTEKTQKLRTFPVPLSEMDNSHASVDLAEVPSKGSVEHRESAVINPNSAAVSEASAGASGCCKVKGQVQEECQNIESSIEERSEAQGINKKDVSVSESDDTLKNRKPENTETRRKSSKRTFKSEKEFLEFTLKYQQVLAERDAAMAVRDKLESLCRELQRQNKMLMDECKRVSSEGQNLRLDLSAKFQDAIKDVSIKLEEQKDDCLSQLKENEMLRTNLKQLADQYALTEQQYAQKLKQKTLELQIGELKIKQHEEKLVQEQSQMKLYAEQVSQLLATEKNLRLQLTADGEKFQQFQDALVKSNEVFETFKQEIEKMAKSIKELKQENMFLKRKCETSDIIRIELLKWLVGLHVQVFILSFVNNNYVISIHHKTILHKMDNSRFSCCLVHPPLWQAL from the exons ATGTATGGTAATACTACAGGAGTAATGGAGAGCCAAACTGCAAATCAGCTGCCTGAAGCAAATACATTACCCGATGGGTTCGTTGATAGCTCCACAGAGGATCTGGCTCCGCTAACCCCGAATGTGGAACAGGAAAAGCCTCATGGTGATTACAAGGAGGAGGGTTTTGCAGGACTAGGTGATTCTAGTGAGTCTAGGCATGAGTTTGCATCGAAAGAGTTTCAAACAAGCGAGGGTAGGACAGAGAAGACTCAGAAACTGAGAACTTTTCCTGTTCCTTTATCTGAAATGGATAATTCTCATGCTTCAGTGGACTTGGCAGAAGTGCCCAGTAAGGGTTCTGTGGAACACAGAGAGAGTGCGGTCATCAATCCTAATTCAGCTGCTGTCTCTGAGGCTTCGGCTGGGGCATCTGGATGCTGTAAGGTGAAAGGCCAAGTTCAAGAAGAATGTCAAAATATAGAGTCAT cCATTGAAGAACGATCTGAAGCACAAGGGATCAATAAGAAGGATGTTTCTGTGTCAGAAAGTGATGATACTCTGAAAAACAGAAAACCA GAAAATACTGAAACCCGACGTAAGAGTTCAAAGCGCACCTTTAAATCTGAAAAGGAATTTCTTGAGTTCACTCTAAAATATCAGCAAGTTCTTGCTGAAAGAGATGCag CGATGGCTGTTAGAGATAAACTGGAGTCGCTGTGCAGAGAGTTGCAACGCCAGAATAAAATGCTAATG GATGAGTGCAAACGAGTATCATCAGAGGGGCAGAACCTGAGATTAGACTTGTCGGCCAAGTTCCAAGATGCAATTAAG GATGTTAGCATTAAGCTAGAAGAACAAAAGGATGACTGTCTTTCTCAACTAAAGGAGAACGAGAT GCTAAGGACTAATCTGAAGCAGCTAGCTGATCAGTATGCCCTTACCGAACAACAATATGCACAGAAG TTAAAGCAAAAAACACTGGAACTTCAGATTGgtgaattgaaaattaagcAACATGAGGAGAAATTAGTTCAGGAACAGTCCCAAATGAAATTGTATGCCGAACAGGTGTCACAATTACTGGCTACCGAAAAGAATTTGCGCTTGCAGTTGACAGCTGATGGCGAAAAGTTCCAGCAATTCCAG gATGCATTGGTAAAGAGCAATGAGGTCTTTGAAACATTTAAGCAAGAGATTGAGAag ATGGCAAAATCAATCAAGGAACTCAAGCAGGAAAACATGTTCCTGAAGAGAAAATGTGAAACATCAGACATTATCCGTATAGAACTGTTGAAGTGGTTAGTTGGTTTGCATGTTCaggtttttattctttctttcgtCAACAATAACTATGTCATTTCAATACATCACAAGACAATTCTTCATAAGATGGACAATTCCAGGTTTTCTTGTTGCCTTGTTCATCCTCCTCTATGGCAGGCGCTTTAA
- the LOC102611312 gene encoding uncharacterized protein LOC102611312 isoform X7, protein MYGNTTGVMESQTANQLPEANTLPDGFVDSSTEDLAPLTPNVEQEKPHGDYKEEGFAGLGDSSESRHEFASKEFQTSEVDLAEVPSKGSVEHRESAVINPNSAAVSEASAGASGCSIEERSEAQGINKKDVSVSESDDTLKNRKPENTETRRKSSKRTFKSEKEFLEFTLKYQQVLAERDAAMAVRDKLESLCRELQRQNKMLMDECKRVSSEGQNLRLDLSAKFQDAIKDVSIKLEEQKDDCLSQLKENEMLRTNLKQLADQYALTEQQYAQKLKQKTLELQIGELKIKQHEEKLVQEQSQMKLYAEQVSQLLATEKNLRLQLTADGEKFQQFQDALVKSNEVFETFKQEIEKMAKSIKELKQENMFLKRKCETSDIIRIELLKWLVGLHVQVFILSFVNNNYVISIHHKTILHKMDNSRFSCCLVHPPLWQAL, encoded by the exons ATGTATGGTAATACTACAGGAGTAATGGAGAGCCAAACTGCAAATCAGCTGCCTGAAGCAAATACATTACCCGATGGGTTCGTTGATAGCTCCACAGAGGATCTGGCTCCGCTAACCCCGAATGTGGAACAGGAAAAGCCTCATGGTGATTACAAGGAGGAGGGTTTTGCAGGACTAGGTGATTCTAGTGAGTCTAGGCATGAGTTTGCATCGAAAGAGTTTCAAACAAGCGAGG TGGACTTGGCAGAAGTGCCCAGTAAGGGTTCTGTGGAACACAGAGAGAGTGCGGTCATCAATCCTAATTCAGCTGCTGTCTCTGAGGCTTCGGCTGGGGCATCTGGATGCT cCATTGAAGAACGATCTGAAGCACAAGGGATCAATAAGAAGGATGTTTCTGTGTCAGAAAGTGATGATACTCTGAAAAACAGAAAACCA GAAAATACTGAAACCCGACGTAAGAGTTCAAAGCGCACCTTTAAATCTGAAAAGGAATTTCTTGAGTTCACTCTAAAATATCAGCAAGTTCTTGCTGAAAGAGATGCag CGATGGCTGTTAGAGATAAACTGGAGTCGCTGTGCAGAGAGTTGCAACGCCAGAATAAAATGCTAATG GATGAGTGCAAACGAGTATCATCAGAGGGGCAGAACCTGAGATTAGACTTGTCGGCCAAGTTCCAAGATGCAATTAAG GATGTTAGCATTAAGCTAGAAGAACAAAAGGATGACTGTCTTTCTCAACTAAAGGAGAACGAGAT GCTAAGGACTAATCTGAAGCAGCTAGCTGATCAGTATGCCCTTACCGAACAACAATATGCACAGAAG TTAAAGCAAAAAACACTGGAACTTCAGATTGgtgaattgaaaattaagcAACATGAGGAGAAATTAGTTCAGGAACAGTCCCAAATGAAATTGTATGCCGAACAGGTGTCACAATTACTGGCTACCGAAAAGAATTTGCGCTTGCAGTTGACAGCTGATGGCGAAAAGTTCCAGCAATTCCAG gATGCATTGGTAAAGAGCAATGAGGTCTTTGAAACATTTAAGCAAGAGATTGAGAag ATGGCAAAATCAATCAAGGAACTCAAGCAGGAAAACATGTTCCTGAAGAGAAAATGTGAAACATCAGACATTATCCGTATAGAACTGTTGAAGTGGTTAGTTGGTTTGCATGTTCaggtttttattctttctttcgtCAACAATAACTATGTCATTTCAATACATCACAAGACAATTCTTCATAAGATGGACAATTCCAGGTTTTCTTGTTGCCTTGTTCATCCTCCTCTATGGCAGGCGCTTTAA
- the LOC102611312 gene encoding uncharacterized protein LOC102611312 isoform X4, with protein MYGNTTGVMESQTANQLPEANTLPDGFVDSSTEDLAPLTPNVEQEKPHGDYKEEGFAGLGDSSESRHEFASKEFQTSEGRTEKTQKLRTFPVPLSEMDNSHASVDLAEVPSKGSVEHRESAVINPNSAAVSEASAGASGCSIEERSEAQGINKKDVSVSESDDTLKNRKPENTETRRKSSKRTFKSEKEFLEFTLKYQQVLAERDAAMAVRDKLESLCRELQRQNKMLMDECKRVSSEGQNLRLDLSAKFQDAIKDVSIKLEEQKDDCLSQLKENEMLRTNLKQLADQYALTEQQYAQKLKQKTLELQIGELKIKQHEEKLVQEQSQMKLYAEQVSQLLATEKNLRLQLTADGEKFQQFQDALVKSNEVFETFKQEIEKMAKSIKELKQENMFLKRKCETSDIIRIELLKWLVGLHVQVFILSFVNNNYVISIHHKTILHKMDNSRFSCCLVHPPLWQAL; from the exons ATGTATGGTAATACTACAGGAGTAATGGAGAGCCAAACTGCAAATCAGCTGCCTGAAGCAAATACATTACCCGATGGGTTCGTTGATAGCTCCACAGAGGATCTGGCTCCGCTAACCCCGAATGTGGAACAGGAAAAGCCTCATGGTGATTACAAGGAGGAGGGTTTTGCAGGACTAGGTGATTCTAGTGAGTCTAGGCATGAGTTTGCATCGAAAGAGTTTCAAACAAGCGAGGGTAGGACAGAGAAGACTCAGAAACTGAGAACTTTTCCTGTTCCTTTATCTGAAATGGATAATTCTCATGCTTCAGTGGACTTGGCAGAAGTGCCCAGTAAGGGTTCTGTGGAACACAGAGAGAGTGCGGTCATCAATCCTAATTCAGCTGCTGTCTCTGAGGCTTCGGCTGGGGCATCTGGATGCT cCATTGAAGAACGATCTGAAGCACAAGGGATCAATAAGAAGGATGTTTCTGTGTCAGAAAGTGATGATACTCTGAAAAACAGAAAACCA GAAAATACTGAAACCCGACGTAAGAGTTCAAAGCGCACCTTTAAATCTGAAAAGGAATTTCTTGAGTTCACTCTAAAATATCAGCAAGTTCTTGCTGAAAGAGATGCag CGATGGCTGTTAGAGATAAACTGGAGTCGCTGTGCAGAGAGTTGCAACGCCAGAATAAAATGCTAATG GATGAGTGCAAACGAGTATCATCAGAGGGGCAGAACCTGAGATTAGACTTGTCGGCCAAGTTCCAAGATGCAATTAAG GATGTTAGCATTAAGCTAGAAGAACAAAAGGATGACTGTCTTTCTCAACTAAAGGAGAACGAGAT GCTAAGGACTAATCTGAAGCAGCTAGCTGATCAGTATGCCCTTACCGAACAACAATATGCACAGAAG TTAAAGCAAAAAACACTGGAACTTCAGATTGgtgaattgaaaattaagcAACATGAGGAGAAATTAGTTCAGGAACAGTCCCAAATGAAATTGTATGCCGAACAGGTGTCACAATTACTGGCTACCGAAAAGAATTTGCGCTTGCAGTTGACAGCTGATGGCGAAAAGTTCCAGCAATTCCAG gATGCATTGGTAAAGAGCAATGAGGTCTTTGAAACATTTAAGCAAGAGATTGAGAag ATGGCAAAATCAATCAAGGAACTCAAGCAGGAAAACATGTTCCTGAAGAGAAAATGTGAAACATCAGACATTATCCGTATAGAACTGTTGAAGTGGTTAGTTGGTTTGCATGTTCaggtttttattctttctttcgtCAACAATAACTATGTCATTTCAATACATCACAAGACAATTCTTCATAAGATGGACAATTCCAGGTTTTCTTGTTGCCTTGTTCATCCTCCTCTATGGCAGGCGCTTTAA